In the Sporosarcina sp. ANT_H38 genome, one interval contains:
- the purK gene encoding 5-(carboxyamino)imidazole ribonucleotide synthase, giving the protein MKTILPGQTIGIIGGGQLGRMMGLAAKEAGFKIAVLDPVMDSPCGQIADIRIVAPYNDEAALEELGEVSDVITYEFENIDYEGLKRLTQIAYVPQGAELVRITQNRINEKAEITASGAPVANYVTAQTFEELTTKIAEVGFPCIVKTAFGGYDGKGQVKIDSIGDLHEAESLFAHSACIAEAFVPFKKEISVIIQRNAKGQSYCLPVAENIHIDHILHESIVPARVHENVVVQAEVAAMKIADHLNLVGTLAVELFVLENDEIIINELAPRPHNSGHYSIEACNISQFHQHIRAICGWPLRKPILWKPSIMVNVLGEHVAPLTKIVTDYPDWSIHLYGKAEAKVKRKMGHVTIMTDDIEKTLKDIDSTGIWSDTSFKQLRLD; this is encoded by the coding sequence ATGAAAACAATTTTACCCGGACAAACGATAGGGATCATTGGTGGTGGACAGCTTGGTCGGATGATGGGGCTTGCCGCGAAGGAAGCTGGATTCAAAATCGCTGTGCTAGATCCTGTTATGGATTCACCATGCGGTCAAATTGCTGATATACGGATTGTTGCACCGTACAACGATGAGGCAGCACTTGAGGAACTAGGTGAAGTGAGTGACGTTATTACATACGAATTCGAAAATATTGATTATGAGGGATTAAAACGACTCACTCAAATCGCATATGTACCACAGGGTGCGGAACTTGTCCGGATCACACAGAACCGGATCAATGAAAAAGCAGAAATTACTGCATCGGGTGCACCTGTTGCAAACTATGTAACGGCACAGACGTTTGAGGAACTAACAACAAAAATCGCAGAAGTTGGCTTCCCTTGTATCGTTAAGACTGCATTCGGTGGTTATGACGGAAAAGGCCAAGTGAAAATTGACTCTATAGGAGATCTTCATGAAGCGGAATCACTCTTTGCTCACTCGGCATGTATTGCAGAAGCATTTGTGCCATTTAAGAAAGAGATTTCAGTAATCATTCAACGCAATGCTAAAGGACAATCATATTGTCTCCCGGTTGCTGAAAATATTCATATAGACCATATCCTGCACGAATCAATTGTTCCAGCACGAGTACATGAAAATGTCGTAGTGCAAGCTGAAGTTGCGGCGATGAAAATCGCAGATCATCTCAATCTTGTCGGAACATTGGCGGTTGAATTGTTCGTTTTAGAAAATGATGAAATTATTATTAATGAATTAGCACCACGACCGCATAACTCGGGACATTATTCAATTGAGGCTTGTAACATTTCTCAATTCCATCAGCATATTCGTGCTATTTGTGGCTGGCCACTTCGCAAGCCGATTCTATGGAAGCCATCGATAATGGTAAACGTACTCGGAGAACATGTCGCGCCACTGACGAAGATTGTGACGGATTATCCTGATTGGTCAATCCATTTATACGGTAAAGCAGAAGCGAAAGTAAAACGTAAAATGGGACATGTAACAATCATGACTGACGATATTGAAAAGACATTGAAAGACATTGATTCAACAGGCATTTGGTCTGATACGAGTTTCAAACAGCTCCGTCTTGACTGA
- the purE gene encoding 5-(carboxyamino)imidazole ribonucleotide mutase — translation MEPKIGVIMGSKSDWETMKHTCDILDELEVPYEKKVVSAHRTPDFMFEYAEQAQGKGLEIIIAGAGGAAHLPGMVAAKTLLPVIGIPVQSKALNGMDSLLSIVQMPGGVPVATMAIGKAGAVNAGLLAAQMLGVHDKTLMRRIEERRNRIRDAALESSGDLL, via the coding sequence GTGGAACCGAAAATCGGTGTCATTATGGGAAGTAAAAGTGATTGGGAAACGATGAAGCATACATGTGACATATTGGATGAACTTGAAGTCCCTTACGAGAAGAAAGTTGTCTCGGCACATCGCACTCCTGATTTTATGTTTGAATATGCAGAACAAGCGCAAGGTAAAGGTCTAGAAATCATTATTGCAGGGGCTGGAGGAGCTGCACACCTTCCTGGTATGGTTGCAGCAAAAACATTGCTACCCGTTATCGGTATACCTGTTCAGTCGAAAGCGTTGAACGGAATGGATTCCTTATTGTCGATAGTTCAAATGCCTGGAGGTGTTCCGGTTGCGACTATGGCGATTGGGAAAGCAGGCGCCGTCAATGCAGGGCTTCTTGCAGCACAGATGTTAGGAGTCCATGACAAAACTTTAATGAGACGTATTGAAGAGCGCCGTAACAGAATACGTGATGCGGCACTGGAAAGCAGCGGTGATCTACTATGA
- the purS gene encoding phosphoribosylformylglycinamidine synthase subunit PurS, which produces MTKVNVYVTLRESVVDPQGITTKEALQVMGYKEVENVRIGKLIELELDGSAKDIDARVKEMCEKLLVNEVIEDYRYEIGEVAGK; this is translated from the coding sequence ATGACGAAAGTAAACGTATACGTAACACTCCGTGAAAGTGTTGTAGATCCACAAGGAATCACTACAAAAGAAGCACTTCAGGTAATGGGTTATAAAGAAGTCGAAAACGTACGCATCGGCAAATTGATTGAGCTTGAACTAGATGGATCAGCAAAAGATATTGATGCACGTGTCAAAGAAATGTGTGAAAAGCTATTGGTCAATGAAGTCATTGAAGACTACCGCTACGAAATTGGGGAGGTTGCGGGTAAATGA